In the genome of Novipirellula artificiosorum, one region contains:
- the tnpA gene encoding IS200/IS605 family transposase, with product MSQSLVQIYTHVVFSTKQRRPFLKDRAVREKLHAYLVGICKKLESPSLIVGGVEDHVHLLCRLSKTMSVSDFIRELKRESSKWIKLESGRNEMFHWQSGYGAFSISPSHLDALNRYIAKQEEHHKTETFQDEFRRLCRKYGVDIDERYVWD from the coding sequence ATGAGCCAATCCCTCGTTCAGATCTACACACATGTCGTGTTCTCGACGAAACAGCGCCGTCCGTTTCTCAAAGACAGAGCTGTTCGCGAGAAATTGCACGCATACCTGGTTGGTATTTGCAAAAAACTCGAGTCGCCATCGTTGATCGTTGGCGGTGTCGAAGACCATGTTCATCTTCTTTGCCGTCTCTCCAAAACGATGTCGGTATCGGATTTCATCCGTGAACTTAAACGTGAATCCTCCAAATGGATCAAATTGGAATCGGGTCGAAACGAGATGTTTCATTGGCAATCTGGTTACGGCGCGTTCTCGATTAGTCCATCGCATCTGGATGCCCTCAACCGATACATCGCCAAACAAGAAGAGCATCACAAAACGGAGACATTTCAAGACGAATTTCGTCGCCTGTGCCGCAAATACGGCGTCGACATCGACGAACGCTACGTGTGGGATTGA